From Segatella copri, the proteins below share one genomic window:
- a CDS encoding peptide chain release factor 3, with the protein MNEIERRRTFAIISHPDAGKTTLTEKFLLFGGQIQVAGAVKNNKIRKTATSDWMDIEKQRGISVSTSVMEFDYLPAGQEGEPYKVNILDTPGHQDFCEDTYRTLTAVDSAIIVVDSAKGVEAQTRKLMEVCRMRNTPVIIFINKMDREGRDPFDVLDELEEELKIKVRPLSWPIGQGARFKGVYNIYEHQLNLFTPNKQRVTEKVEVDIQSSELDERVGEREAAQLREELELVDGVYPKFEEETYRSAEVAPVFFGSALNNFGVQELLDCFVHIAPSPRPTQADERLVKPEEPKFSGFIFKITANIDPNHRSCIAFCKICSGKFVRNQPYYHVRLDKNVRFSSPTQFMAQRKSTIDEAYPGDIVGLPDNGIFKIGDTLTEGEKMHFRGLPSFSPLLFKYIENDDPMKSKQFQKGLEQLMNEGVAQLFVNQFNGRRIVGTVGQLQFEVIQYRLENEYNAKCRWEPVHLHKACWIEADDEKELENFKKRKYQYMAKDIEGRDVFLADSGYVLSMAQQDFEHIKFHFTSEF; encoded by the coding sequence ATGAACGAAATAGAAAGAAGAAGAACATTTGCCATTATCTCTCACCCGGATGCTGGTAAGACAACATTGACCGAGAAGTTTCTGCTTTTCGGTGGACAGATTCAGGTGGCAGGTGCTGTAAAGAATAACAAGATTCGCAAAACTGCGACTTCTGACTGGATGGATATTGAGAAACAGCGTGGTATCTCGGTATCTACATCTGTAATGGAATTTGATTATCTCCCTGCCGGACAGGAGGGAGAACCTTATAAGGTGAATATCCTGGATACTCCAGGTCACCAGGACTTCTGCGAGGATACCTACCGCACACTTACAGCCGTAGATTCAGCCATCATCGTGGTTGACTCTGCCAAGGGTGTGGAGGCACAGACCCGTAAACTCATGGAGGTGTGCCGCATGAGAAATACCCCGGTAATCATCTTCATCAACAAGATGGACCGTGAGGGACGCGACCCGTTTGATGTGCTTGACGAGTTGGAAGAAGAGCTCAAAATCAAGGTTCGCCCGCTGAGTTGGCCTATCGGTCAGGGCGCCCGTTTCAAGGGTGTTTACAACATCTACGAGCATCAGCTGAACCTCTTTACCCCTAACAAACAGCGAGTTACCGAGAAGGTAGAGGTAGACATCCAAAGTTCAGAACTCGACGAGCGGGTTGGTGAACGTGAGGCTGCACAACTGCGTGAGGAACTGGAACTGGTAGATGGTGTTTACCCTAAGTTTGAGGAAGAAACCTACCGTTCGGCCGAAGTAGCACCTGTGTTCTTCGGTTCGGCACTGAACAATTTTGGTGTTCAGGAACTCCTCGACTGTTTTGTTCATATTGCTCCATCTCCTAGACCCACCCAGGCAGATGAGCGACTGGTGAAGCCTGAAGAACCTAAGTTCAGTGGTTTCATCTTCAAAATTACAGCCAATATTGATCCAAACCACCGCTCCTGCATCGCTTTCTGTAAGATATGCTCGGGCAAATTTGTGAGAAATCAGCCATATTACCACGTGCGCTTGGATAAGAACGTGCGTTTCTCTTCGCCTACCCAGTTCATGGCACAGCGCAAGAGTACCATTGACGAGGCTTATCCGGGTGACATTGTAGGTTTGCCAGACAACGGTATTTTCAAGATAGGAGATACGTTGACGGAGGGAGAGAAGATGCATTTTCGCGGTTTGCCAAGCTTCTCTCCACTCCTTTTCAAGTACATCGAGAATGATGACCCGATGAAGAGCAAGCAGTTCCAGAAGGGATTGGAGCAGCTCATGAACGAGGGTGTGGCGCAGCTCTTCGTCAACCAGTTCAACGGCCGCCGCATCGTGGGCACGGTTGGTCAGCTGCAGTTCGAGGTTATCCAGTACCGCCTGGAGAACGAGTACAACGCCAAGTGCCGCTGGGAGCCCGTGCATCTTCACAAGGCTTGCTGGATAGAGGCAGATGACGAGAAGGAACTCGAGAACTTCAAGAAGCGCAAGTACCAGTACATGGCCAAGGATATTGAGGGGCGCGATGTCTTTCTTGCCGATTCGGGCTACGTGTTGAGCATGGCGCAGCAGGATTTTGAACACATCAAGTTCCATTTCACATCGGAATTCTAA
- a CDS encoding chloride channel protein: MDEEILDYNGQKEGWVSKMVDWQKKHISDRQMTLILAFIIGLLASVAGYFLHGIVHEIQLLLTSGFNKGTYNLLFLLFPIVGIYLTMLFIKYVVRDNISHGITRVLYAISTKNSKLKAHNCWSSVVASGITIGFGGSVGAEAPIVLTGSAIGSNLGQIFRMDKKTMILLVGCGASAAIAGIFKAPIAGLVFTLEVLMVDLSMASLLPILISCVTATCFTYILMGSKSLFDFTLTNPWALDRVPACLLLGIFCGLVSLYFMRTMSACEGFFAKLSPYPYVKLLFGGLILSSLIFLFPSLYGEGYTAVNVLLKGQNVEDWGQVMSRSLFYGHNQLLILYIALVTFTKVFATSATNGSGGCGGTFAPSLIIGGFAGFLFARLWNVNQVGVYVPEQNFTLMGMAGLITGVMHAPLTGIFLIAELTGGYQLFMPLMIVCISSLLTISIFESHSIYALRLAREGKLLTHHIDKAALTLLGMQDIIEKDYHPVGSDLPMSKLVSEISRSNNNFLPVLDQAGVLLGVIDITKIRHIIFRTELYQHFTVRQLMMQPAAVLTEHDSMDEVMQKFDKTDAAQLPVVDVAGVLKGYISRTRIYSMYRQIVADMSAE; encoded by the coding sequence ATGGATGAAGAAATTCTAGATTACAACGGGCAGAAAGAGGGATGGGTCAGTAAGATGGTGGATTGGCAGAAAAAACATATTTCTGACCGCCAGATGACCCTTATCCTGGCTTTTATCATCGGCCTTCTGGCGTCGGTGGCAGGATATTTCCTGCACGGCATTGTGCACGAAATACAGTTGCTGCTCACTTCGGGATTTAACAAGGGCACCTATAACCTGCTCTTCCTGCTCTTCCCGATTGTGGGCATTTACCTCACCATGCTCTTTATTAAATATGTGGTCAGAGATAATATTTCCCACGGTATCACCCGTGTGCTTTACGCCATCTCTACCAAAAATTCCAAGCTCAAGGCCCACAACTGCTGGTCATCGGTGGTGGCATCAGGTATCACCATCGGTTTCGGTGGTTCCGTGGGAGCCGAGGCTCCTATTGTGCTCACGGGTTCGGCCATCGGCTCAAACCTGGGACAAATCTTCCGCATGGACAAGAAAACCATGATTCTGCTGGTGGGCTGTGGCGCCTCTGCAGCCATTGCTGGAATCTTTAAGGCGCCTATTGCCGGACTCGTGTTTACGCTTGAGGTGCTGATGGTAGACTTGAGCATGGCTTCCTTGCTGCCTATCCTTATCAGTTGTGTAACAGCTACTTGCTTTACCTACATCCTGATGGGCTCCAAGAGCCTTTTCGATTTTACGCTTACCAATCCGTGGGCGCTCGACCGCGTGCCTGCCTGCTTGTTATTGGGCATCTTTTGCGGTTTGGTGAGCCTTTATTTCATGCGCACCATGTCGGCATGCGAGGGCTTCTTTGCCAAGCTTTCGCCTTATCCATACGTAAAGCTGCTGTTTGGCGGACTGATTCTGAGTTCGCTCATCTTCCTCTTCCCTTCGCTCTATGGCGAAGGCTATACGGCAGTCAACGTGCTGCTGAAGGGACAGAATGTGGAAGACTGGGGGCAGGTGATGAGCCGTTCGCTCTTCTACGGGCACAACCAGCTGCTCATCCTCTATATCGCCTTGGTAACCTTTACCAAGGTTTTTGCCACCTCGGCCACCAATGGTAGTGGCGGATGCGGTGGTACCTTTGCTCCTTCGCTCATTATCGGAGGTTTTGCCGGTTTCCTCTTTGCGCGCCTTTGGAATGTGAATCAGGTAGGTGTCTATGTTCCTGAGCAGAACTTTACACTGATGGGGATGGCGGGCCTCATTACGGGCGTGATGCATGCACCGCTTACGGGCATCTTCCTCATCGCCGAACTCACGGGCGGCTACCAGCTCTTCATGCCGCTGATGATAGTGTGCATCTCTTCGCTGCTCACCATCAGCATCTTCGAGAGTCACAGCATCTACGCCCTGCGTCTGGCTAGAGAGGGCAAGCTGCTCACCCACCATATTGACAAGGCTGCGCTCACCCTGCTGGGCATGCAGGATATCATTGAGAAAGACTATCATCCAGTAGGTTCGGATCTGCCGATGAGCAAGCTGGTGAGTGAGATAAGTCGCAGTAACAACAACTTTCTGCCTGTTTTGGATCAGGCGGGTGTGCTGTTGGGAGTAATAGATATTACGAAGATTCGCCACATCATCTTCCGCACCGAACTGTATCAGCATTTCACCGTGCGTCAGCTGATGATGCAGCCTGCTGCCGTTCTTACCGAACATGACAGTATGGACGAGGTGATGCAGAAATTTGATAAAACCGATGCCGCCCAACTGCCAGTGGTTGATGTGGCAGGCGTACTTAAGGGTTACATCAGCCGTACTAGAATCTATTCCATGTACAGGCAGATTGTAGCGGATATGTCGGCAGAGTAG
- a CDS encoding anthranilate synthase component I family protein, translating into MAKFSYKTVTRKILADLYTPVGVYMRLRDIYPQSALMESSDYHGSENSRSFIGVHPLASIAVSHGEVIKTYPDGRVEKEQLPAFGAGQGEECKLAISKSINDFISSFHVEGESKEFCGLYGFTTFNAVRYFENIPVKDTTMEKNDAPDIYYIMYKDIIVFDHFNNTMEFIALQESEDPHSSLPELDELLKAVNKANVKPYDFHPVDETTSTLTDEEHKANIRRCIQHCLRGDVFQIVVSRRFVQKYEGDDFKLYRALRSINPSPYLFYFDFGGFRIFGSSPETHNRIVGNKAFIDPIAGTTRRTGDMEQDRKAAEFLRNDPKENAEHVMLVDLARNDLSRNCHGVKVDFYKDMQFYSHVIHLVSRVSGVLDEYADHIKEFIDTFPAGTLSGAPKVRAMQIISELEPHNRGAYGGCIGFIGLNGDLNQAIVIRTFISRNGELWFQAGSGVVAKSNDEYELEECNNKLGALTKAIHIAEKL; encoded by the coding sequence ATGGCAAAGTTTAGTTACAAGACAGTTACCCGCAAGATTCTCGCCGACCTCTATACGCCGGTAGGAGTCTACATGCGACTGAGAGATATTTATCCGCAGTCGGCTCTGATGGAGAGTTCCGACTATCATGGCTCCGAGAATTCGCGCTCCTTCATCGGTGTGCATCCGCTGGCAAGCATCGCCGTGAGTCATGGTGAGGTCATCAAGACCTATCCCGACGGAAGAGTAGAGAAAGAGCAGCTTCCGGCCTTCGGTGCCGGTCAGGGTGAGGAGTGCAAACTCGCCATCTCAAAGAGTATCAACGACTTCATCTCTTCCTTCCATGTAGAGGGCGAGAGCAAGGAGTTCTGCGGACTCTACGGATTCACCACCTTCAATGCGGTGAGATATTTTGAGAACATCCCTGTCAAGGATACCACCATGGAGAAGAATGATGCGCCCGACATCTATTACATCATGTATAAGGACATCATCGTCTTCGACCATTTCAACAACACCATGGAGTTCATTGCGCTCCAGGAAAGTGAAGATCCTCACTCTTCACTTCCAGAGCTCGATGAACTGCTCAAGGCGGTGAACAAGGCCAATGTGAAACCTTATGATTTCCACCCGGTGGACGAAACCACCTCTACGCTCACCGATGAGGAGCACAAGGCAAACATACGCCGATGCATACAGCACTGCCTGCGCGGAGATGTATTCCAGATTGTGGTGAGCCGCCGCTTCGTACAGAAATATGAGGGCGATGATTTCAAACTCTACCGTGCGTTACGCAGCATCAACCCTTCGCCTTACCTCTTCTATTTCGACTTCGGCGGTTTCCGCATCTTCGGTTCTTCGCCTGAAACCCATAACCGCATCGTGGGCAACAAGGCGTTCATTGACCCGATTGCCGGAACCACCCGACGCACAGGAGATATGGAGCAGGACCGCAAGGCTGCCGAATTCCTGCGCAACGACCCGAAGGAGAATGCCGAGCACGTGATGCTGGTAGACCTGGCGCGCAATGATCTGAGCCGCAACTGTCATGGGGTGAAAGTAGATTTCTACAAGGACATGCAGTTCTACAGTCATGTTATCCATCTCGTGAGCCGTGTGAGCGGAGTGTTGGATGAGTATGCCGACCACATCAAGGAGTTTATTGATACCTTCCCTGCCGGCACGCTGAGCGGTGCGCCTAAGGTGAGAGCGATGCAGATTATATCAGAGCTGGAGCCTCACAACCGCGGTGCCTATGGTGGCTGTATCGGTTTCATCGGTCTGAACGGCGACCTGAATCAGGCCATCGTGATACGTACCTTCATTAGCCGAAACGGCGAACTCTGGTTCCAGGCGGGTAGTGGAGTAGTGGCAAAGAGCAATGATGAGTATGAGCTAGAAGAGTGTAACAACAAGCTCGGTGCGCTGACCAAGGCGATTCACATTGCAGAGAAGCTCTAA
- the fmt gene encoding methionyl-tRNA formyltransferase has product MEKKDLRIVFMGTPEFAVESLKCLVEGGYNVVAVVTQPDKPVGRHQDTLQPSQVKQYAVEHGLPVLQPVKMKDPDFVEQLRSYQADLQVVVAFRMLPEVVWAMPKYGTFNVHAALLPQYRGAAPINWAVINGEKETGVTTFFLDHDIDTGRIILQKRFPIPETANVEYVYDGLMHLGAELALETIDALIAADGNIGSIPQSEMIGQGAELKPAPKIFKDTCRIDFHKPAKQVYDFIRGLSPYPGAWTEIKKKETVVFFDDPKGDDDYVRFPEPTAHPSHKQSTQKIQVLKIFSTRLSCMKRGDAPVGSLRVEGKSLQVACLDEWLIIQELQLSGKKRMDASAFLNGMKDIAYYECLKKDVSDDF; this is encoded by the coding sequence ATGGAGAAGAAGGATTTGAGAATTGTTTTCATGGGAACACCGGAGTTTGCGGTAGAATCCCTCAAGTGCCTGGTAGAGGGCGGTTATAACGTGGTGGCTGTGGTTACCCAGCCTGATAAACCGGTGGGCAGACATCAGGATACGCTGCAACCTTCGCAGGTTAAGCAATATGCCGTAGAGCATGGTTTACCGGTGCTGCAGCCTGTAAAGATGAAGGACCCTGACTTTGTGGAGCAGTTGCGTTCTTATCAGGCTGACTTGCAGGTGGTAGTTGCTTTCCGCATGCTGCCAGAGGTGGTTTGGGCGATGCCGAAATATGGTACATTTAATGTACATGCAGCCCTCCTTCCGCAGTATCGCGGTGCGGCGCCTATCAACTGGGCAGTGATTAATGGCGAGAAGGAGACGGGTGTTACCACCTTCTTCCTCGACCACGATATTGATACCGGTCGCATCATCCTGCAGAAACGTTTTCCTATTCCGGAGACGGCAAATGTGGAGTATGTTTATGACGGGTTGATGCATCTTGGTGCTGAATTGGCGCTGGAAACCATTGATGCGCTCATCGCTGCCGATGGCAATATCGGTTCCATTCCTCAGAGCGAAATGATAGGACAGGGTGCCGAACTTAAGCCGGCTCCGAAAATCTTCAAGGATACTTGCCGCATCGACTTCCACAAGCCTGCCAAGCAGGTGTATGATTTCATCCGCGGTCTTTCTCCATACCCTGGTGCATGGACTGAAATTAAGAAGAAGGAGACAGTAGTATTCTTTGACGATCCTAAGGGCGATGATGATTACGTGAGGTTCCCTGAGCCTACTGCTCATCCATCCCATAAGCAGAGTACACAGAAAATTCAGGTACTTAAGATATTTTCTACCCGTCTTTCATGTATGAAGCGTGGTGATGCGCCTGTGGGATCGCTCCGCGTTGAGGGGAAGTCGTTACAAGTAGCCTGCCTTGACGAATGGCTCATTATTCAGGAGTTGCAGCTCAGTGGCAAGAAACGCATGGATGCTTCTGCTTTTCTCAATGGTATGAAGGACATAGCTTATTATGAGTGTTTGAAGAAAGATGTTAGTGACGATTTTTAA
- a CDS encoding LysE family translocator, protein MNLAFPIEINILDFIFKGIVIGVLASAPMGPVGILCIQRTLNKGRWYGFVTGVGAACSDIVYALFTGLGMSFVMDFVSNSENKFYLQIFGSLMLLVFGIYCFKSDPMKNMHKSSNKQGTLMHNGITAFLVTLSNPLIVFLFMATFAQFAFVVPDMPVEMGVGYLSIVFGALLWWFGLTWLVDKIRNKFDTNGIVIINKVIGSVVIIFSIIALFGTIFNLYHLPEF, encoded by the coding sequence ATGAATTTAGCATTTCCAATTGAGATAAACATCCTTGACTTCATATTCAAAGGAATTGTCATCGGTGTTCTTGCCTCAGCCCCTATGGGTCCGGTAGGCATCCTTTGCATCCAGCGTACACTCAACAAGGGTCGCTGGTATGGGTTTGTAACAGGTGTGGGTGCCGCATGCAGCGACATTGTATATGCTCTGTTTACAGGCTTGGGCATGAGTTTTGTGATGGATTTTGTGAGCAACTCCGAGAACAAGTTCTATCTTCAGATTTTCGGCAGTCTGATGCTCCTCGTATTCGGAATCTACTGCTTCAAGAGCGATCCGATGAAGAACATGCACAAGTCGAGCAACAAGCAGGGTACCCTGATGCACAATGGCATCACGGCGTTCCTCGTAACACTCTCCAATCCGCTCATCGTGTTCCTCTTCATGGCCACCTTCGCGCAGTTTGCTTTCGTCGTACCGGATATGCCGGTAGAAATGGGAGTAGGGTATCTCAGCATCGTCTTCGGAGCCCTGCTGTGGTGGTTCGGACTCACCTGGCTCGTCGACAAGATTAGGAATAAGTTTGATACCAACGGCATCGTCATTATCAATAAGGTAATAGGCAGCGTGGTCATCATCTTCTCCATCATCGCTCTCTTCGGCACGATTTTCAATCTGTATCATCTGCCGGAATTTTAA
- the secG gene encoding preprotein translocase subunit SecG, which translates to MAYTLLVVLIVLVAILMIFIVLIQESKGGGLASNFSSTNSIMGVRKTTDIVEKLTWGLAAALVVISVACAYVAPQAAGESSVLEGATQEQTALPAMPGASKDAAAGAQKAVPAAGADAQKAAPVVPTSPAK; encoded by the coding sequence ATGGCTTACACATTATTAGTAGTATTAATCGTCCTGGTAGCTATCCTGATGATTTTCATCGTGCTCATCCAGGAATCAAAGGGAGGTGGACTTGCAAGTAACTTCTCTTCAACCAACTCAATCATGGGTGTTCGCAAGACCACTGACATTGTTGAGAAATTAACATGGGGCCTCGCTGCAGCCTTGGTTGTCATCAGCGTGGCATGTGCTTATGTAGCCCCTCAGGCAGCTGGCGAAAGCAGTGTTTTGGAGGGAGCCACTCAGGAGCAGACCGCTCTTCCTGCTATGCCAGGTGCTAGCAAGGATGCAGCAGCAGGTGCTCAGAAGGCTGTTCCTGCAGCTGGTGCAGATGCCCAGAAGGCAGCTCCAGTTGTTCCAACAAGCCCTGCAAAATAA
- a CDS encoding anthranilate synthase component II — protein sequence MKVVIIDNYDSFTYNLAHLVKELGADVTVFRNDQFQLPELERFDKIILSPGPGIPSEAGLLMDVIRKYAGRKPMLGVCLGHQAIGEAFGAKLTNLSEVYHGVATPCTQFGNDVIFDGLDKRIEIGRYHSWVVDRSGFPDCLDVTAVSDDGCIMGLKHKNYDIHGIQFHPESVLTPDGKKMVRNWLEKA from the coding sequence ATGAAAGTAGTAATCATTGATAATTACGATTCCTTTACCTATAATCTGGCCCATCTGGTAAAGGAGTTGGGAGCTGACGTTACGGTGTTCCGCAACGACCAGTTCCAGTTGCCGGAGCTGGAGCGCTTCGACAAGATCATTCTGAGTCCGGGTCCGGGCATTCCGTCGGAGGCGGGACTGCTGATGGATGTTATCCGCAAGTATGCAGGCCGCAAGCCGATGCTGGGCGTATGTCTGGGTCATCAGGCCATAGGCGAGGCGTTTGGAGCCAAGCTTACCAATCTTTCTGAGGTGTATCATGGAGTGGCAACCCCTTGCACCCAGTTTGGCAACGATGTTATTTTCGACGGGTTGGACAAGCGCATAGAGATTGGCAGATACCACTCTTGGGTGGTAGACCGCTCGGGATTCCCTGACTGCCTGGACGTTACGGCCGTAAGCGATGATGGTTGCATCATGGGTCTGAAGCATAAGAACTATGATATTCATGGTATACAGTTTCATCCGGAAAGCGTGCTGACGCCAGACGGCAAGAAGATGGTGAGAAACTGGTTGGAAAAAGCTTAA
- a CDS encoding L-threonylcarbamoyladenylate synthase codes for MTVDEDIKRAVECMRKGGVILYPTDTVWGIGCDATNPEAVKKVYEIKKRDDSKALICLIDSADRMARYFRNVPQVAWDFIDAAMPVKPTTVILDDASGVANNLVAEDGSLAMRITYEPFSKQLCYRFQKPIVSTSANVSGEPAAQNYRDISEEILNAVDYVCWSRRQEHKPHQPSSIVKIAKDGEVKVIR; via the coding sequence ATGACTGTAGATGAAGACATCAAGCGTGCTGTAGAGTGCATGCGAAAGGGTGGAGTGATACTCTATCCTACAGATACCGTATGGGGCATAGGATGCGACGCCACCAACCCTGAAGCGGTAAAGAAAGTTTATGAAATAAAGAAACGTGACGATTCTAAGGCGCTTATCTGCCTGATTGATTCTGCTGACCGCATGGCGCGTTATTTCCGCAATGTGCCACAGGTGGCATGGGATTTCATCGATGCTGCCATGCCTGTAAAGCCTACTACGGTTATTCTTGATGATGCGAGTGGTGTGGCTAATAATCTGGTAGCAGAGGATGGAAGTCTGGCGATGCGTATAACCTATGAGCCTTTCTCCAAACAACTCTGTTACCGTTTTCAGAAGCCTATTGTAAGTACAAGTGCTAATGTGAGTGGTGAGCCTGCTGCACAGAATTATCGCGACATCTCCGAGGAAATCCTCAATGCTGTAGATTATGTTTGCTGGAGCCGTCGTCAGGAGCATAAACCTCATCAGCCTTCCAGCATCGTTAAGATTGCTAAGGATGGTGAAGTGAAAGTAATCAGATAA
- a CDS encoding ROK family protein → MTDNTLKPYVIGLDLGGTNSVFGIVDARGEIKATTAIKTGGYGKVEDYVKAAVEALQPIIDTVGGIDKIKAMGIGAPNANYYNGTIEFAPNLPWAHDGVVPLADLFSKALGGLPVGMTNDANAAALGEMTYGVARGMKNFIDVTLGTGVGSGIVINGQMVYGCDGFAGELGHVTMVRGKEGRTCGCGRTGCLEAYCSATGVARTAREFLEKSDEPSLLREMNPEDITSYDVSVAAGKGDKLALRVYEFTGKMLGEACADFAAFSSPEAFVFFGGLTKAGDLIMKPIQKAYDEHVLRTFKGKAKFLVSTLDGSSAAVLGASAVAWDM, encoded by the coding sequence ATGACAGATAATACACTTAAACCGTACGTAATAGGCCTTGACCTCGGCGGTACAAATTCAGTTTTCGGCATCGTAGATGCTCGCGGAGAGATCAAAGCAACAACTGCCATCAAGACAGGCGGTTACGGAAAAGTTGAAGACTATGTAAAGGCAGCCGTAGAAGCTCTCCAGCCTATCATTGATACGGTAGGCGGGATTGACAAGATTAAGGCAATGGGTATCGGTGCGCCAAACGCAAACTATTATAATGGAACCATTGAATTCGCTCCAAATCTTCCTTGGGCACACGACGGAGTGGTACCATTGGCCGACTTGTTCAGCAAAGCCCTCGGCGGCTTGCCTGTAGGTATGACCAATGATGCCAACGCTGCTGCGCTCGGCGAGATGACATACGGTGTAGCAAGAGGCATGAAAAACTTCATCGACGTTACGCTCGGTACAGGCGTTGGCTCTGGTATCGTCATCAACGGACAGATGGTTTACGGCTGCGACGGATTCGCAGGCGAATTGGGTCACGTTACCATGGTACGTGGCAAAGAGGGCCGTACCTGCGGATGTGGCCGTACAGGATGTCTCGAAGCTTACTGCTCTGCCACTGGTGTGGCTCGCACAGCACGCGAGTTCCTCGAGAAGAGCGATGAGCCTTCATTGCTCCGCGAGATGAACCCTGAGGATATTACATCTTATGATGTGAGCGTTGCTGCAGGCAAGGGCGACAAGCTGGCACTGCGTGTATACGAGTTTACCGGCAAGATGCTCGGTGAGGCTTGTGCTGATTTCGCAGCCTTCTCTTCACCAGAGGCTTTCGTCTTCTTCGGTGGTCTGACCAAGGCTGGCGACCTCATCATGAAACCTATCCAGAAGGCTTATGATGAGCACGTGCTCCGCACCTTCAAGGGTAAGGCTAAATTCCTTGTTTCTACCCTTGATGGTAGTTCTGCTGCCGTACTCGGTGCGAGTGCTGTGGCTTGGGATATGTAA
- a CDS encoding DUF4924 family protein — protein MFVAQELRKKSIAEYLLYMWQIEDIIRAYGCSLPVIKKNYVDRFDFTPEQREEELDWFGNLIRMMNEEGKREGGHLNINKVILKDVIDLHGMLLQSTKFPIYNAEYYKVLPFIVELRQRGDKDLNEIETCLDALYGVMMLRLQKKEITPETERAIKEITVFIGLLSDYYIKDRTEGLKFDDDDM, from the coding sequence ATGTTTGTAGCACAAGAATTAAGAAAGAAAAGTATCGCAGAATACTTATTATATATGTGGCAGATTGAGGACATCATCCGAGCTTACGGATGCTCGCTGCCTGTCATCAAAAAGAATTATGTAGACCGGTTCGACTTTACACCCGAGCAGCGCGAGGAAGAACTCGACTGGTTTGGCAACCTGATTCGCATGATGAACGAGGAGGGAAAGCGCGAGGGAGGACACCTTAATATTAATAAGGTGATACTGAAGGACGTCATTGATCTGCACGGCATGCTGCTGCAGAGCACCAAGTTTCCTATCTACAATGCCGAATATTACAAGGTGCTGCCTTTCATCGTAGAGCTGCGCCAGCGGGGCGACAAGGATCTCAACGAGATTGAAACCTGCCTCGATGCTCTCTATGGTGTGATGATGCTGCGCCTGCAGAAGAAGGAAATTACGCCCGAAACCGAAAGGGCCATCAAGGAGATAACCGTTTTCATAGGTCTGCTCAGCGATTATTACATCAAAGACCGAACCGAGGGACTCAAGTTTGATGATGACGACATGTAG